The genomic window ACATGGCGATCAAAGGGCTGTTCGAACGCTTCAAGAAGGGGCTGGCCCGGACGGCCCAGCTTTTCAACTTCCGGACGTGGTTCGGCCGGAAGGTGGACCAGTCGTTCCTGGACGACCTGGAGGCCCGGTTGATCCAGGCGGACGTCGGCGTGGCGGCGACGACGCGGATCATCGACCGGGTCCGCGAGGCGTTCGCCGACAAGACGGCCGACGAAAACCTCGTGAATTTCGTCAAGGGCGAGCTCAAGGGCCTGCTCGAGGACACCACGCCGGGCGTCCTGGCGACGGCGGCGAAGAAGCCGACGGTCTACCTGATCGCCGGGGTGAACGGCTCGGGCAAGACGACGTCGATCGCGAAGCTCGCCCAGCGGCTGAAGGACCAAGGCAATACCCTCGTCCTGGCCGCCTGCGACACCTTCCGCGCCGCGGCCGCAGACCAGCTCGAGATCTGGGCGAAGCGCGCCGGCACGGAGCTCGTCCGGGGCGCCTCGGGGGCGGATCCCGCGAGCGTCGCCCACGACGCCTGCCAGCGCGCCGTCGCGCGGGGCATCGACATCCTGATCGTGGACACCGCCGGCCGCCTCCACACCCAGACGCACCTGATGCGCGAGCTGGAGAAGATCCGCAACGTGATCCAGCGGCTCATCCCCGGGTCGCCGCACGAGGTGCTCCTGGTCCTGGACGGCACGAACGGCCAGAACGCCATCCGCCAGGCCGAGGTGTTCACGAAGTCGATCGGCTGCACCGGCGTGATCCTCACCAAGCTCGACGGCACCGCCAAGGGGGGCGTCGCCGTCGCCGTCCGCCAGTCCATGAAGCTCCCCATCAAGTTCATCGGCGTCGGCGAGGGCATCGAGGACCTCCAGCCGTTCGACGCGGACACGTTCGTGGAGTCGCTGTTCGAGTGAGGGGGCTGCGTGGGGCCGGGGGACGCGGCACGGGGTGAGAGGAGATTCGGGTGTGCTCCCGTCGCGACACCCACGCTCGGGTGGCTGGGGTGGAGCCGCAGGCGACGCCCCGGGATCGCCGGGGCCGTCCCTTCCAGCCTGGCGAAGGGCCGGCTCCCACGGGGGCAGCCTGCTTCCTCTCGATGGGCAGCCCGCCCGTGGTGTCGCTACGCTTCCACCACAGCCACCCGGGGATCGCTCCACGCTGATCGCGAACCAAGCATGGCCGAAATTCCCGCCTCACCGCCCGGAAGCCCGGCGCCCTCGGCTCCACCACCGGCCCCGATGCCCGCCGGTCCGCCCGCGCCACCCTCGTGACAACGCGGGGCATCACGGCCGGCTGGCGCGTGCGACCGAGGGTTCTACCCCTGTCCTCGGCCGCGGATCTCTTCTATAATTGGCCTTGCCGACGGATCCCGGCCGGCCGGATGGGCCGGGATCCGCGCGGAGCAGCGAAGAAGTCCGAGCGGCCGCGGGAACGCGAAGCCCCTACGGCGTCCCCCCTCAGGCTCCCGCCCTCGGATCCCAGCCAGGCCGTCGCGATCCCCCGCGGCGACGCGATGTGAAGACCTTCCCCAGCGAACCGAGGGCTGTGGCACGATGAACGGAACGGGCCTCTGGGCGAAGTTGAGCAACGAGCTGGCCGAGGACCCCTTCCTGGCCCTGGCGCTCGCCGCGGCGCTCGTCGCGATCGCGACCACCCCGATCGCCTTCGCCGTGCTCGGGCGGATGGACTGGTTCCGGGCCCGCCGCGGCCGCACGATGCAGAAGCCGGAGTTCGCCTCCATCGTCTGCGGGATGATGCTCGTCATGGCCATCCCGGCCATCTTCGCGGCGATGGTCCTCAAGAGCCGGACGTTCGACCGGAACCGCTACGAGTTCGACCCCAACCGGACCTGGTCGGTCCTCGAGCAGGGGCGCGGATTCAAGAGCGTGCAGGAGGCCGACGCGGCGGTCAAGAAGCAGATGGAGTACCTCGCCGGCGAGCGGAAGAAGCTCGTGGACGGCCTGAAGAAGCTGGACGAGTCGATGCTCGCCCTGCGGGCCGTCGCCGGGACCTCGCCGGCGGTCGCCCAGGCGGTCCCGGGCGTGCTCCAGTCGCTGGCGGGCGTCCGCGCGAGCGTCGGCCTGGAGGGCCCGCAGCAGTTGATGGATTTCACCGCCCCGCCGGTCTCGCTGGCCGCCGCGATCCCCGCCGGCATGGCCTCGCCCGGCGTGCCGGGGACGGCCATGGTCGCAGCCCCGGCCGCCGCCCCGACGACGGGCGCCAACGCGGCCCCCACGCCGGCCGTCCCCGCCGGCTCGGGCCTCTCGCCCCAGCAGGTCGCGGCCGAGATCGCCGCGGTGCCCGAGCCCCAGAAGGGGATCGCCGCGATGATCCCGCTGGCGGACGTCCCCGCCGGCTGGACGCCCGGCAAGTCGGGCGACAAATACATCGAGACCTTCAACGCCGAGAACCTGTACGAGAAGATCGACGGCCGCGCCGAGAGCTTCACCCAGTACAACGTCAAGGGCATGGCCTACGCCTTCTACCACCCGACCGGCGACCCCTCCAACGAGGTCCAGCTCTACGTCTTCGAGATGTCCGACCCGCTCAAGGCCCTGGGCAAGTACGGCGCGGAGAAGCCCGACGAGGCGAAGGTGATCCAGGTCGGCGACGAGGGCTACACGGCCGCCGGCAGCACCCTCTTCTACGCCTCCCGCTACTACACCCAGATCGTCTCCACCGCGGACGACCCCAAGTTCGCGGCCTTCGCCCTGGAGCTGGCCCGCAAGGTCGCCGAGAAGCAGAAGCCGGGCAGCGGCGGCGCCTCCTCGCCCCCCGCGACGGCCGTCGCCTCCGCCGATCCCGAGGGCGAGGCGGCGGCGGAGCCGACCAAGGCCGAGTCGCCGAAGCCCGAGGCCTCCAAGCCGGCCGCGTCGGCGGCGTCCGCGGAGGTCACGCCCGCGACGTACTTCGCCCTGCTCCCGAAGGACGGCAAGCAGGGGGACAACAAGTACGTCGCCCAGGACGTCTTCGGCTACAGCTTCCTGTCGGACGTCTTCATGGCCGATTACAAGGAGGGCGAGGCCACCTGGCAGGGCTTCCTCCGCCCCTACCGCGACGACAAGGAAGCGAAGGAGATGCTGGAAAAATACAGGGCCAGCGTCAAGCAGGATGGCGCAGAGATCAAGGAGCTGAAGGCCGACGGGGCCGACGAGTTCATCGTCACCTCGAACATCGGCCTGTTCGACGTGGTCTTCCGCAAGGGGAACACGCTCGCCGGGGCCAACGGCGGGACGACGCTCAAGCCGGCGGAGGACTTCGCGCGGGCCTTCGCCAAATCGATGCCGGCCAAGCTCCAGGTGATCGGCGGCAAGTAGAGTTGATCGTGGTCGAATCGAGTCGATCGATGCCAGTCGGGGGGGGCCGCGTCGGGCGGCCCCCATGCCTCCTATCCAGGCTCTTCAGACCGGATCGAGACCGGGGACGGGACCAACCATGGGCGAGAAGCTGACCCGGACGCAGATCAAGAACCTGGAGCGGCTGGGCGGGGTGAACCCGGCCGACGAGCCCTTCTCGCGCCGGCAGTTCGCCCGGCAGGTCGGGGGCTATGCCCTGGTGGCCGGCGGGGCGGTCGGCGCGGGGATGCTGATCCGCGACAACTGGGGGATGGAGGGCGTGAAGCCTCCGCCGCCGGTGAAGCTGAAGGACTATTCGATCGCCCTGCCGTCGAGCAAGCCGAGCCTCGTCGCCGTGCGCTCGAGCCCGGTCAACCCGGACAATCACGCCTCGAAGGAGGAGGAGCTGGCGGCCCGGGAGGAGCAGGCCTTCAGGATGGTGAAGGCCGGGCTCGACGCCATGGGGGGCGTGGCCCAGTTCATCAAGAAGGGGGACGTGGTCGTCATCAAGCCGAACGTGGCCTTCGACAAGAACCCGGACCTCGCCGCGACCACCCAGCCGGACACCGTGGCCGCCGTGACCAAGCTCTGCCTGGGCGCCGGGGCGCGGAAGGTGATCGTCGCGGACAACCCGATCAACAACCCCGAGAGCTGCTTCTACAAGACGAAGGTCGGCGAGGCCGCCATCCGCGCGGGGGCCGAGCTGATGCTCCCCAAGGAGAGCTACTTCGAGCAACTCTACGTCGGCGGCGAGACGATCACCGGCACCTGGCGGATGTTCTACCGCCCCTTCCGCGAGGCCACGAAGGTCATCGGCATCAGCCCGGTGAAGGACCACAACCTCTGCAAGGCCACCGTGACGATGAAGAACTGGTACGGCCTGCTGGGCAACCCCCGCAACCAGTTCCACCAGAACATCCACGGGATCATCTCCGACTTCGCGCTGATGATGAAGCCGTCGCTCGTGATCGCCGACGCCCGCAAGATGCTGATGCGCAACGGCCCGACCGGCGGCAGCCTGAACGACGTCAAGAAGGGCGACACCATGGTCGTGGGCACCGACCACACGGCCGTCGACAGCTGGTGCGTCACCCGGCTGCTGGAGAAGCCCCGCCACGAGATCCTCTACCTGGACAAGGTCATCAAGCGCGGGCTCGGCCAGGACTGGCGGCCGCAGTGGACGCAGGAGATCACGGTATGAGGGAGGGCACAGGGTCGAGGATTGCCGGATGGCCGAGGCGAGCACCGACTGGGTCGAGATTGCTAACCCATTGAGCGAGGTGTGATCGTGGGCATCTCCGCCAAGGTGCGCCCCCGGAAGAAGCTCGAGCCCGGGAAGGGCGTGCAGTCCGTCGCCTTGACGCTCCCGGAGGAGGTCCGGCTGGGGGTGACTCACGAGGACTTCCAACGGCTCTGCCGCGAGAATCCGGAGCTTCGCCTGGAGCGGACCGCCGACGGAGAACTGATCGCCATGGCGCCCGCCGGGGGGGATTCGGGGAGGAGCAACGCCAAGCTCACCGCTCGCCTCGTCGGATGGGCCGAAGCCGACGGGACCGGCGAAGCCTTCGATTGCGCGACGGGGTTCATCCTCCCGAACGGTGCGATTCGTGCCCCGGATGCCGCATGGATCCCCCGCACTAAATGGGATTCGCTGACGACCGCCCAGCGGCGTGGTTTCCTCCCGCTCTGCCCGGACTTCGCGGTGGAGTTGCGATCGCCGTCCGACGCGGTCGCGGAGCTTCGCAGGAAGATGAAGGAGTACATCGCGCAGGGGACGCGGTTGGCCTGGTTCATCGACCCGGATCGCGGGAAGGCCGAAATCTACCGCCCCGGCCGGCCCGTCGAGGTGCTCGACCGGCCCGCGACGCTCTCCGGCGAGGACGTCCTGCCCGGCTTCGTCCTCGACCTCAAGGGCATCCTGTTCGACTGAACGAGGCATGGATCATGAGCACTTCCGTCGCCGAACTCCATGCGAAGAGGCCCGCCGACGGCTGCCCGGCGGACCAGGCCGTCGCGCTATCGGTTCCGCCTGGCGTGAAGCTGCAGGTCTCCGCCGAGGACTTCTGGCTGCTCGCCTGCGAGAACCCGGACCTCCGGCTGGAGCGGACCGCGGAAGGAGTGTTGATCGTCATGGCGCCGGCATCGCCGGATGGAAGCCAGAGGAATCTGAGCCTCGCCGCGCAACTCTGGAACTGGAACCGCCAAGCCGGCATCGGCATCGCCTTCGAATCGTCGGTCGGCTTCACGCTCCCCAGTTCGGCTGTCCGCGGACCTGACGTCTCCTGGATCGCGCTCGATCGGTGGGAGAAGCTCTCGCCGGAGGACCGGCTGAAGTTCTCGCACATCTGCCCCGATTTCGTCGTTGAGCTCCGATCGAAATCGGACACCGTCCCAGATCTTCATGCGAAGATGGAGGAGTATCTCGCCCAGGGCGTACGCCTCGGCTGGCTGATCGACCCATTCCGCGGGAAGGCCGAAATCTACCGCCCCGGCCGGCCCGTCGAGGTGCTCGACCGGCCCGCGACGCTCTCCGGCGAGGACGTCCTGCCCGGCTTCGTCCTCGACCTCAAGGGCATCCTGTTCGACTGAACGAGGCATGGATCATGAGCACTTCCGTCGCCGAACTCCATGCGAAGAGGCCCGCCGACGGCTGCCCGGCGGACCAGGCCGTCGCGCTATCGGTTCCGCCTGGCGTGAAGCTGCAGGTCTCCGCCGAGGACTTCTGGCTGCTCGCCTGCGAGAACCCGGACCTCCGGCTGGAGCGGACCGCGGAAGGAGTGCTGCTTGCCATGCCGCCCGCGGGGAGTGAGGGAGGGATGCTCAACGCCAGGCTCACGATACGGCTGGGCGTATGGGCAGAAGCCGATGGGACGGGAATCGTATTCGACTCATCGGCAGGATTTACGCTCCCCAATTCCGCGGTCCGGGCCCCTGATGTCTCTTGGATGCCCCGCGAGCGCTGGGACCGGATCCCGGCCGATGACCGGCGGAAGTTCGCCCACGCCTGCCCCGATTTCGTCGCCGAGCTCCGCTCGCCCAGCGAATTGATCGCCGATCTTCGCCAGAAGATGAAGGAGTACCTCGCGCAGGGTGTGCGCCTCGGCTGGCTGATCGACCCGATCCGCGGGAAGGCCGAGGTCTACCGCCCCGGCCGGCCCGTCGAGGTGCTCGACCGG from Aquisphaera giovannonii includes these protein-coding regions:
- a CDS encoding Uma2 family endonuclease; the encoded protein is MSTSVAELHAKRPADGCPADQAVALSVPPGVKLQVSAEDFWLLACENPDLRLERTAEGVLIVMAPASPDGSQRNLSLAAQLWNWNRQAGIGIAFESSVGFTLPSSAVRGPDVSWIALDRWEKLSPEDRLKFSHICPDFVVELRSKSDTVPDLHAKMEEYLAQGVRLGWLIDPFRGKAEIYRPGRPVEVLDRPATLSGEDVLPGFVLDLKGILFD
- a CDS encoding DUF6599 family protein, which codes for MNGTGLWAKLSNELAEDPFLALALAAALVAIATTPIAFAVLGRMDWFRARRGRTMQKPEFASIVCGMMLVMAIPAIFAAMVLKSRTFDRNRYEFDPNRTWSVLEQGRGFKSVQEADAAVKKQMEYLAGERKKLVDGLKKLDESMLALRAVAGTSPAVAQAVPGVLQSLAGVRASVGLEGPQQLMDFTAPPVSLAAAIPAGMASPGVPGTAMVAAPAAAPTTGANAAPTPAVPAGSGLSPQQVAAEIAAVPEPQKGIAAMIPLADVPAGWTPGKSGDKYIETFNAENLYEKIDGRAESFTQYNVKGMAYAFYHPTGDPSNEVQLYVFEMSDPLKALGKYGAEKPDEAKVIQVGDEGYTAAGSTLFYASRYYTQIVSTADDPKFAAFALELARKVAEKQKPGSGGASSPPATAVASADPEGEAAAEPTKAESPKPEASKPAASAASAEVTPATYFALLPKDGKQGDNKYVAQDVFGYSFLSDVFMADYKEGEATWQGFLRPYRDDKEAKEMLEKYRASVKQDGAEIKELKADGADEFIVTSNIGLFDVVFRKGNTLAGANGGTTLKPAEDFARAFAKSMPAKLQVIGGK
- a CDS encoding DUF362 domain-containing protein, with the protein product MGEKLTRTQIKNLERLGGVNPADEPFSRRQFARQVGGYALVAGGAVGAGMLIRDNWGMEGVKPPPPVKLKDYSIALPSSKPSLVAVRSSPVNPDNHASKEEELAAREEQAFRMVKAGLDAMGGVAQFIKKGDVVVIKPNVAFDKNPDLAATTQPDTVAAVTKLCLGAGARKVIVADNPINNPESCFYKTKVGEAAIRAGAELMLPKESYFEQLYVGGETITGTWRMFYRPFREATKVIGISPVKDHNLCKATVTMKNWYGLLGNPRNQFHQNIHGIISDFALMMKPSLVIADARKMLMRNGPTGGSLNDVKKGDTMVVGTDHTAVDSWCVTRLLEKPRHEILYLDKVIKRGLGQDWRPQWTQEITV
- a CDS encoding Uma2 family endonuclease, coding for MSAKVRPRKKLEPGKGVQSVALTLPEEVRLGVTHEDFQRLCRENPELRLERTADGELIAMAPAGGDSGRSNAKLTARLVGWAEADGTGEAFDCATGFILPNGAIRAPDAAWIPRTKWDSLTTAQRRGFLPLCPDFAVELRSPSDAVAELRRKMKEYIAQGTRLAWFIDPDRGKAEIYRPGRPVEVLDRPATLSGEDVLPGFVLDLKGILFD
- a CDS encoding Uma2 family endonuclease codes for the protein MSTSVAELHAKRPADGCPADQAVALSVPPGVKLQVSAEDFWLLACENPDLRLERTAEGVLLAMPPAGSEGGMLNARLTIRLGVWAEADGTGIVFDSSAGFTLPNSAVRAPDVSWMPRERWDRIPADDRRKFAHACPDFVAELRSPSELIADLRQKMKEYLAQGVRLGWLIDPIRGKAEVYRPGRPVEVLDRPATLSGEDVLPGFVLDLKGILFD
- the ftsY gene encoding signal recognition particle-docking protein FtsY, with the protein product MAIKGLFERFKKGLARTAQLFNFRTWFGRKVDQSFLDDLEARLIQADVGVAATTRIIDRVREAFADKTADENLVNFVKGELKGLLEDTTPGVLATAAKKPTVYLIAGVNGSGKTTSIAKLAQRLKDQGNTLVLAACDTFRAAAADQLEIWAKRAGTELVRGASGADPASVAHDACQRAVARGIDILIVDTAGRLHTQTHLMRELEKIRNVIQRLIPGSPHEVLLVLDGTNGQNAIRQAEVFTKSIGCTGVILTKLDGTAKGGVAVAVRQSMKLPIKFIGVGEGIEDLQPFDADTFVESLFE